The DNA segment CTTTCATTTGTAAGAGGGCAAAATAGTCTAAAATTTCCACCATAATTGTCAATATTTATCTCTATTTTATTCATTATTATTCTCCTTTTTTATTTTAAAACAACTTTTATATCATCCATACTTTTAAACTCTATAAACTCTTTTAAAAGTCCAACTAGCTCAACAACTTCACTATTTCTCATTCTAATGCAACCACTTGATTCATAACTTCCTATGGTTTTTTCACTTAAAGTTCCGTGTATTCTAAAAGTATCTTTTCCATCAACTTTATGAGTTAAATTTATTTTTGCACTTCCCATATAATTTAACTTATCACCACCTTTTACTACCTTTGGTAGATTAATTCCTTTTTTCTTAAAGCTTTCTATTGTATCAGCAGTTGGATACCAAACAGGATTTAATGTAATTGATGTAACATTACCTACTCCTAAAGGTTTTTTTATATCTTTTCTAGCTGTTGAAACTTTATAACTTTTCAAAAGTTTTAATTTATCATCTATTTTTGCATTTACACTAAGTATATTTTTTGATGAATCTACATCAATTATTATTTTATCGTAAGAACCTGTTTCACTTAGAATATGGTCAACTTTTTTAAAAGTTGAAAGTTTTGGAGTATACCTATTTATTATCTTTGTTCCAATTTTTGAGAAATCTTCTACAAATTTATCTTCATCAAAAACTTTTACCTTTGAAAATTTTTCTATAAACTCATCAATTTTTATTAATGATTCATTACTCTCTTTTGAAAACAATGAAACTGTCATAAGAAAAATTAATACAAAAACTCTAAACAAAGCTTATATTCCTTGAAATATTGATTTTAAAATAGATTTATACCAAAATTTAGTATCAAATTAGATTAACAATTTTTAGGTACAATTTGCCTAAAAATATATAAAAGTTTGGAATAATTTATGAAAAATAGCCTTGAAACAATACTTTGCCACCCTACATCTTTTGCACCTTTTAAAGATGTTACAGGTTCATCTCATTTCCCTATTTATAATACTGCAACATTTGATTTGAAAAAACAAACTAATGAAAATGGCAAAAAAATTTATGATTACACAAGAAGTGATAATCCAACAAGAGAAGCTTTAGAAAATCTTTTTGCATTTGCTGAAAATGGAGCTGGAGCTGTTTGTACTCATACTGGAATTGCTAGTGTTAATTTGCTTTTTGAAACAGTTTTAAAAGCTAACTCAACTATTTTAGTTGAAGCTGATTGTTATGGAGGAACAAATAGACTTTTAAAAATTTATAAAGATAAGTATAATGTAGAAGTTATCTCTGCAAACTTTCATGATTTTGAAATGATTGAACATATTTTAAAATCAAAATCTATTGATTTAACTCTTTGTGAGAGTCCTACCAATCCAGGTTTAAAAATAATAAATTTAGAAAAAATTGCAAAGTTATGTAAAAAATATAACTCTCTTTTTGCCGTTGATAACTCTTTAGCAACTTTTATTAGTCAAAAACCACTTGATTTAGGAGCAGATTTTTCACTATTTTCAACTACAAAATATATAAGTGGACATGGTTCAGTTATAGCAGGAGCAATTGTTGCAAAAGATGAAGAGTGGGCAAATAAACTTCATTATTATTCAAATGCACATGGTCACAATCAAAATCCTATGGATGTTCATCTTATATCTTTAGGAATTCCTAGCCTCAAAATTAGAGCAAAGGCAAGTAGTAAAAACTCTATTAAATTAGCTAAATTTTTAGAAAAACAAGATTTTATTACAAAAGTAACTCACCCCGCACTAAAATCTCATCCAAATAGAAAATTAGCAGAAAAACAGATGAAAATAATTCCAGGAGTTTTTTGTGCAGATTTCAAAACTGTTGAATTAGCAGAAAAATTCATACAAAATAGTAAAATATTTGGCGAAAAATGTTCTTTTGGAAGTCCTGATAGTAGAGTTGAAATACCATCAAAAATATCTCATGCTTCATTTTCAAAAGAAGAGCTAGAAAATATTGGGATTAGTCCTAGTACAGTAAGATTTGCAATTGGTTTTGAAGATATTGAAGATTTAAAAAAAGATTTATTACAAGCTATAAAATGATAGAAAATAGTTTTTTTACTCCAATAGAATGTGGAGAAACTCTTCCACAAAAAAATATGCATGCTGTTTCAACTTCTATGCCAACACTAAAAGATGTAATAGACTATGAAGAACAGACTCCAGAAATTTTGGAAAAAATTAGTGTTGCTTATCCTAGATTTGTAATTCATCCTTATTTAAAAAAGTTAGCAAATTATTTAAAAGAAAAATATAATATTTCTGATGAGTATGAGCTAGTTCTAATGAGTAGCAAAAAAGCTGTTGATGTTGTAAGTAACAGGTATTATATACATAATATTTGTGAATTTAATGAACCTTTTGGAGTAATAAAAGTTTCTCAAGGAAGACAATATAAAAAGGTTTTAAAATTTATTCAACATGTTGGATATAACCTTTCTTCAAGATTAGCTGAAGATTATTTATATAATCTTGGATTAGTACAAACCCTTCAAAATGAAAAATTAGAAAAAAAAGAGCTAGCAGAAGATACTATTTTAAATACTCTAAGCCTAGCTTACAATGAAAAAAAAGAGAATATTGCTCTATGTCCATCAGGAATGAATGCAATTTATAGTGTATTAAAAGGTCTTAAAAATATTCAAGCTAGAAATGGAAAATCAATATTAATTCAATTTGGATGGTTATATTTAGATACTACAAATATTGTAAATCACTATTTTGAAGAGAGTAAAGTTTTTTATGATGTAACAAATTTGAGTATTTTAGAAGAGTATTTAAAAGAAAACAAAAACAGAGTTTTAGCAATAATCACTGAAGTTCCTACAAATCCACTTGTAAAAACTGCAGATTTAGAAAAACTAAGAGAACTTTGCAATAAATATAATATAGTACTTGTAGTAGATTCAACTTTTGCAACGCCGTATAACTTAAATTTAAAACCTTACGCTGACATATTTGTAGAAAGTTTAACAAAATTTGCTTGTGGAAATGCAGATGTTTTAATGGGTGCTATTATTTTAAATGGTAATTTTAAAATTTCGCATATAAAAAACGAGTTCTTCAAGCATAGTGATAAACCATATACTAAAGATATGCAAAGAATGGCTTTAGAAATTGTTGATTATAAAAAAAGAGTTAAAAAAATATCACAAAATACAAAAGAACTGATTGAATTTTTGAAAAATCTATCTTATGTAAGCAAGGTATATTCTTGCTTAGATGAAGATTGTATAGAAAACTATAAAAAACTTATGATAGATGAAAATAGTTTATGTGGAATAGTTTCTATTCATATTGAAAAAGATTTTCAAAAAATCTACGATAGTTTGAATTTTCCAAAAGGTCCAAGCCTTGGAACTGAATTTACACTTTTGATGCCTTACACATATTTAGCTCACTACGATTTAATAACTACAAAAAGTGGTAAAGAATTTTTAAAGAAAATAGAACTTCCAGTAAATCTTATAAGAATTTCTGTAGGGATTGAAGATATTGAAGAGATAAAAAAAGAGTTTAAAAAAATAGAGTTATGATAAAAAACTGTAACAAAAATAATATTCAAAATATTTCAAAATTAATTTTAGATGCAATAGAAGATATAGCTTCAACTCTTACTGGAGAGTTTGAAGAGGAAAAAATTCTTGAAACTTTAGATTCATATATAAAAATGGATATTTGTAGACTAAGTCATAAAAATATTTTTACTTATGTAAAAGATGAAAAGATTGTTGGAATTTTAGTAGCTTATTCATCAAATGATATTGATATTTTAGATAAACCCATGCTTTTAAATTTAAAAGACAAAGGAATATTAAAAGATAGTTTTGAGAAAGAATGTTTTGAGGATGAATTCTATATTGATACTATTAGCGTATTAAAAAAGTACCAAGGACAAGGTATTGCAAAGGAGTTTTTCAACTTTGCTTTCAAAAAAGCAAAAGAGTTAGGGTATAAAAAAGTTTCACTTTTAGTTGATTTTAAAAAAGAAAAAGCAAAAAATCTGTATTTAAAAATGGGTTTTGAAGATAATGATAAATTAGTTGTAGCAGGAAATGATTTTCATCATATGATAAAGTGGATTTAAAATTTAAAACCACTTTATCACTATTTATAAACTATTTATAACTATTTGCTATCTCTTTTGCAACAGTTAATAAATTATTATGCCAATCATCAGTTAGTGGATTAATGGCAACCACATTTCCACCTATATTATTTGAGATAGTTTTTGCACTATTTTGAGAAAATTGTGGTGATACAAAAATGATTTTTATATCATGTTTTTTTGCCTCTTCTACAAGTTTTACTAACTCATTTGGTTTAGGTTCTTTTCCTTCAACTTCAATAGAAATTTGTTCTATTTCATATCGTGCAGCAAAATATCCCCAAGATGGATGAAAAACCATAAAAGCTTTATCTTTATATGGTGCTAAAATATTTTTTATTTCTGAGTCTAAAGAATCTAACTCTTTTATAAACTCTTCATAATTAGTTTTATAAAAATCACTATTTTGTGCATCAATTTTTATCATAGCTTCATAAATATTTTTTGCTTGGATTTTAACTAATATTGGATCTAGCCAAATATGTGGGTCAACTCCACTATGATCATGTTTATCTTCTTCATGCTCATGCTTATGACCTTTGTGCTTATCTTCTTTTTCTTCATGATGTTCATGTGCTACCATCTCTATTTTTTCTACTCCAACAGTAGTATCAACAAAAGTAGTATTTTTTGCATTTTGTTTAAACTTTTTTATCCAAGCTTTTTCACTAGGCTCACCTATCAAAAAGTATGCTTTTGAGTTAAATAAAGCTTTCATTGCTGAAGGTTTTGGCTCAAAATTATGTGGAGAACTTCCTGGAGGAACCATTACATTTACACTAAATTTATCTTTAACAATTTTTTCTACAAAATATTTTTGTGGTAAAATTGTAACTGTTACTTCTTGATTCGATGCAAACAAACTCGAAAACAAAATAGAAACAATAAATATAATTTTTTTCATATTTTTCCTTTAAATGCAACCTGGTTGCAAAATTTTAAGAATTTTAATCATTTAATCCTTTAATGCAACTTAGTAGCATTTTTAATCCTCTTTTTGATAAACTAGCACTTATGGATAATTTAACAAAAAAAAATAATATTTCTAATATTAAATTAACGACAGCTAGAAAGTCTATTCTAGACATTTTAGTGAATTCAAATAAGCCTCTTTGCTATGAAGACTTAAAAGACAAAATAATTATGGATAAAGCAACGTTTTATAGGAATATAAGCTTTTTTGAAGAACAAAATCTTATAAATTCTTTTGAATCAAATGACAAAAAACGATATTTTGAAATAAAAGATAAAGAACATATTCACTTTATTTGCTCAAATTGCTCAACAATTGAATGTATATATCAAAAACCAAACTTTTCTTTAGATGGATATAAAATAGATACAATAATTTTAAAAGGAAAATGTAAGGAGTGCAATCTTAATGAACAATAAGTTTTTTGGTAGCAGACAATTACAACAAATTCTGAAAGTTAAAGAGAAGTATGAATTTATAAAAAACTTCATATCTGTTGAAACATTAAGTGGATTTATTTTATTTACTGTAACAGTTTTTGCTGTAATTATTGCAAATTCTAGTTATTCTGACTTTTACTTTGATATTTTAAAAAGTCCTATTTCTATTGGATTTGGAGAAAGTAGTTTCTCTATGAGTACGCTTCATTGGATAAATGATGTTTTAATGGCAATATTTTTTCTAGTAGTTGGCTTAGAGATAAAAAGAGATATGCTTGTCGGTGAACTTTCTAGTGTAAAAAAAGCATCTTTTCCAATAATTGCTGCTATTGGTGGGATGATTATCCCAGCAGCTATTTACTTAAGCTTAAATAAAGAATATCCAACAGGTTTTGGAGTTCCCATGGCAACAGACATTGCTTTTGCATTAGGGATTTTATTACTTTTAGGAAATCGTGTAAGTATGTCACTAAAACTATTTTTAGTAACACTAGCAGTTGTTGATGACTTAGGTGCTATTATTGTTGTTGCAATATTTTATACAAGTGAAATAAACTATTTATTCTTTATTCATGCTGGAATAACTTACTTACTTTTACTACTTCTAAATTATTTTAATGTTAAAAAATTACTACCTTATTTAGTATTAGGTATTTTTTTATGGATTTTTGTACATAAAATCGGGATTCACTCTACGATTGCTGGTGTTTTATTAGCATTTACAATTCCATTAAAACAAAAAAATGAAACGGATACAAATAACGCTCCTTTAGTAAAATTAGAACATGCTTTACACAACTTTAGTGCCTTTTTAATAATGCCTATATTTGCTCTTGCAAATGCTGGAGTTATTATAGATTTTTCGAGTGTAATTGAACATAAGCAAATAGTCTTAGGTGTAGCGCTTGGTTTAGTTATTGGGAAACCAATTGGAATTTTCCTATTTACTTATCTTGCAAATAGTTTAAAGATTGCGACAAAACCTGCAAATGTAACTTGGAGTGAAATAGTAGCAGTTGGATTTTTAGGAGGAATTGGATTTACTATGTCAATTTTTATTTCTCACTTAGCATTTAGCGATCCTTCTATTGTAAGTGCAGTAAAAATTGGTATTTTTGCTAGTTCTATTACTGCTGCAATTATAGGAGTTATTCTTATACTTTCAAATAAAAAAAGAGTTTAACTCTTTTTTTATTCCTTTATCAAATTTTCGTATCTTTTATCAGTTAATAGCCTCATAAATGCCACTAAAGCATCTATTTTTCTATCATTTTGAGCATTTGCTTTTAATTCTTTTAATGAAATTGTATCTTTGTGTTCAGGTTCATCCCATGGTAAATTTGTTTCAGGATTTATGGTTCTTTCTTTATTATTATATTTATCGTAAAACTCTACTACAGTTCTTAAATCTTTAAATACTCCATTATGCATATATGGTGAAGTTACAGCTACATTTCGTAAAGTTGGAGTTTTATATTTTCCTATTTGGTTCTTATCATTTACATTTGAATTTGCTAAAAGTCCTAAATCTTTATCTTTTACGCCATTTTTTTCTCTTAAACTTTTATTTTCTGGAATACCAATATTATGAAATTCGTAATTAGTAAAAGTTTCACCCTCTTTTCCTTCTCCTTTTAAAACATGGCAAGCTGCGCATGAATTATTATTATTTGAAAAAAATATAGACATACCTAAATCTTCAAGAGGAGTTAAATCATATTCTCCTTTTAGATATCTATCATATTTAGAATCAAAAGTTGAGAATTCATCACTTCTTTCGAAACTAGCAATTGCTTTTGTCATAGCTTCATAAGCAATTTTATCGTCAGAAAAAATATTTTCTCCAAAAAGTTTTTTGAAATTTTCAATATAAAATTCATTTTCTTTCAATCTTGAAACAGCTTCTTTTACATCTTTTAAACCCATTTCAATAGGATTTAAAGGTGGACCACCAGCTTGTTCTTCCAAACTATTTGCTCTTCCATCCCAAAATTGTCCTCCTTTATAAAGACCCTTTTTTTCATCAAAATGAAAAGGTGGAGAAAATTTTGCATAAGATGCTGTAGGAGCTTGTCTATCACCTAAAGATTTTTTATCATCTCCCAAAGATGCCATTTTAGAAACTCCATTTTCTCTATCATCAATAAATCCCACTTCTGGATTGTGACAAGTAGCACAGCTTTGAGTTCTATTTTTTGATAAATTCACATCAAAAAAAAGCATCCTTCCTAGTTCCTCTTTTGAAATATCATTTGCACTAAGAGTTGAAAGTATTAGTACGTTTGCTAAAATTAATTTTAAACTTTTCAAAATATCCTCCTTTTTTAAATAAATTTACAAATGGTCGTAAATACAAATCTTTTACTGTTTTGTATTCGTTCATCTGATTTTTTCTAAGTCCAAATTTAAGAATTTTTACATCTTTTGAAAGAGCTAATGTTCCAAAAACTCTATCCCAAATAGCTATATATCCTCCATAATTTTTATTAAAATGCTTTTTATCATGATGAATTTGATGCTGTTTTGGAGATAAAAACCACCTTTCCATAAAAGAGAAATATGAAAAAGGTACATGAGAATGTCTTAAATTTGAACCAAAAATAGAAGTTATAAAAACAAAAATATTTACTCCTAAAACCATATATATATTTATCTTTGCTCCAAAAAAATATATAAAAACGCCAGTTACAAAACCTATACTAATTGCATATCTAAGTCCAAATAAAAAATTTTCAACTGGATGAACTCTATAAAAAGTTATAGGAGTTAAAACTTTTGCACTATGATGAACTTTATGAAACTCCCAAAGAAATGGTATTGTATGTAAAAATCTGTGTAACCAATATCTAGTAAAATCACTAAAAACAAATACTGCTAATGTGTATAAAAATACTATTTGTGTATAAGTAAATGAAGTAAAATCTATAAATCCAAAATTTTCATATAAAAATTTATTCGTAAACAACGCAACACTTTTTGCACTCATAATAAAAGGAATAATTAAAAATAAATTAACTAAATTCGATAAAAAAAAGTATATATAATCAAGTTTTGCACTAGGATGTAACCAAAGTTTAGAAGATGTTATTAACTTTGTACTTTTTTTTGTGTAAAAATAATAAATTACTCCTAAAAATAGAGAACTTAATAAATAAAGCCAATAAACTCTTTTATTTGGATTATTTAAAAAATCTAGTGCAAGAAGTTCCACTTTTTAATCTCCATCTGCATCTAAAATATCTGGTTTAAGACCTAATTTTTCTATTATTGTTATGTAATATAAGTCATGAATCGAAGAAACTGTATCAAAAAGTTTTTTACCATTTGTGAAATCATCTTTTGGAAGACTTTTTAATATATCTTTTGCTTCATTTATACTATTTAAAACATTTTTTAAATCATTTAAAGCATTTTTTTCTTTTGCTAAATCATTTAAATTTTTATACTCTTTTTGTTCAATTATCTCTTTTTGAGCTTCTAATATAGCATCAATTGCTTCAAAAGAGTTTTGACTTAAAAAATATTCAGCTCTATTATTTTTAGAATCATTTTTAAACTTACTTGATAAACCAGCAGAATTTCCTACTCTCCACTCTTTTAATCTGTAAGAAGATGCTATTAATGTATTAATTAATATTGCATTCTCTTCTTGAACACTTTTTGTAGGATTTTTCAAATAATCTTCATATGAAGATTTAATATCTTCTAAATTTAAAACTATTGACTTTAAAATCTCATTAGCTAACTCTTTTTCTCTATGGCTTAAACTTGATATACTATTTTTTGAATATAAAACATATTCTAAAGCATTTACTGTTTTAAATGAATTTTTAAACAAAGCTGTTTTTATATCACTCTTACTGTCAATCACTCTTTGCATTTGAGAGTTTAAATCTTCTTTTAAATTATTAAAAACATCAACATACCTAGGAGTATCTAAGAACTCACTATTTATTTCACCTGCTAAATATATAGCTTCAACTTTTTTCCATGATCTTATGAAATTTGTAAAGTTTTTATCACTTATATCTTTTTGCAAAATCTTTGCATCATCTATTGCTTTTTGTGTATCTACTATAGATACATTTTTTATAACACTTTGGAATATTGAATCTTGTGCACTTAAGCTCAATATAAATACAATAAATAATAAAAATATTTTTCTAACCATTATAACTCCTCTAAAAATTTAATTAATTTCTCTCTATCTTCAAGACTCAAAGCTTTATAAGCCATTTGACTCTGTTTTGCTTCTCCACCATGCCACAAAATTGCTTCTTGAAAATCTCTTGCTCGACCATCATGAAGTAATCTTGCTTTAGTTTTATTTATTTTTTCATGAAGAGTAATTCCCCAAAGTGGAGCTGTTCTCCATTCATTTCCATTTGCACTAAATTCAATTCTATTATCTGCTAAATCATCTCCCATATCATGTAAAAGAAAATCTGAAAAAGCAGATACTTCAAAACCTAATTTTGTTTTTAAACTGCCTACATGACATTTTGCACAACCAATATTCTCAAATATTTTATAACCTTCTTTATAATTTTCACTACTTTTATCAGCACTATATGTTTTTAAATTTTTTAAATAAAAAGTAATAGCATCTAACCTATGTTCAGGTAAATCTATCTCATCTTTTGGTTTTGGGGCATATAAGCACTCTTTTTGAAAAAAAGTACATTTATCTTTAGGTTCAATAGTTGTAGTAAGCCCTATATCATTTGAGGCAGCAAATGATATTTGTTCTTTTAAATTTGCCACACTTGCTTTCCAAGTATATTTTCCAATTTCATATCGATTTGAAATAGGAGAATATACGTAATTTACTTTTCCACTTATTCCATCATTGTTTAAATCTTCAAGATCTTGATTTTTTAAAATCTCTTCATCTAAAATCATATCAATAAGTGCCATGCCATTTAAGCTTTGAGCTATTCTAAAAGAAACAATTGTATCTTCTTCAATATTTCCATAATTTAAATTTTCTAAACTATATTTTGGTTTTTGAAGAATCACTCTTGTTCCATCATTTAATATTTCATTTTTTTCTTCAAAATCAAGTTTTATATTTCCTTCAAAAGGAACTCCAAAAATCCCATTTATTGCTAATTGTTCACCATAAATAGGCTCTGGAATAAAACCTTTTTTCAAAAAAACTTCTTCATCTTTTTTTGAATCATTTTTTTCTTTAGATAATCTAGCTACTATAGCTCTAGATGTTGTAAAATCTTTATTAAAAAGATTTCCTCTTCCATTATTCGGATGACAACTCACACAGCTATTTGCATTAAATAAAGGTCCTAACCCATCTCTTGCTGTTGTAATACTTGGAGCTTTTACCCAAGGAATATTAAAAAAACTTCTTCCCAACATAAATATATCTTTTTCTTCATCAGTTAGCCCAGTAATAGATTTTAATAAAAGTTTTGAATCTTTTGAAGAAGATAAATAGTTTTTTTCAATATTAAAAGCAAAAAGCCCTAAGCAAAATATTGCTGATAGGGCTTTTAAAATTAATAGTTTTTTTAACATTACTATTTACAGCTTAGTCTCTTCTGGATCTGTTACATCATCAGTTGATAAAGATATATTATTTGCCTTTGCAACATTTACCATCTCATCACCTAATTTTCTAAGTTCATTTTTAAGTTTTACTAAAACTTTTGACATTTCATGTTCTGGTCTTATTTGATAATCAAAATGAGCTTCTGTTTTTGCAACTTTATCGACTTGCTCTATCTTTTGCTCAATTGATTTCATCAAATTTATAACTCTAATTTTATCTTCACTATTTAAAGTATCAAGTAAACTCTTACCATATTTCTTACCATTATATGTAGAAGTTAAAATATTTTTAAATCCTTCATAATTTTTTGCTAAATCTCTATGTGTATTATCTGAAAAACAAGAGTGTTCATCCTCTTCACTAGGAGTTAAAACAGCTACTGCTAATCTTTCATTTGCTAGTTCAGATTTAATAAAAACTCCCATACCTGCAATAATTTGTCTTATAGCATCAGATTGATTGATATTCTTTTCTTTATCTTTTAATTTTCCTAAAAGAGCAGCTCTATAAAGTCCTGAAGTTCCATCAATACTTTTTTCCCAAGCACTTTTAACAGTTTGTAAATCTTGTACTAATTTTTCTGTTACAACTTTTAAATACTCTAATCTTCTTTTTGAATCTTTATCTGTTGTAAAATCACTAAGAGGTCTTTCTCCAGCTTTTAATGCTCCATTTGTAATTTTATCTTCTAAGAAATTGTTATAATCTTGATCTTGTCCCCATAGTAAAAACTCAATAGCATGATACCCAGTAGCAACATTTGCTTCTCCACCATTTTCATTTAAATCTGTTAAAGCTTCAACTGTAATTTTTGTAACATCAACTTCCTTAGCTTCCTCACCACCAGGATTAAACTTACCAACTGTATCAATTATATTTCCAGATGTTCTTTTTCCATCAGCATCAATAGTGTAATCAATAATATTTTCATCAAGTGGCCAAGCATTAATTTGTCCTTCTAATGCACCATAAGTTTCACTAACCCAACCATCTTCAGCATCTATTGGACCATTTGCAAGTCTAAAAATTTCTGTACTTCCATAAGATTCTCTGGCAATTAACCATGATTTTTTCGCTTCATCTAAATTAGATTGTGAAGGTTTAACTACAAATTTATTTATAGATTCTTGTAATTTTTTTGCATCTTTTAAAGCTTCTGAATAGTTATCAAAAGCAATATTTGAATAATTTTCAAGAAAATTTAATTCTTTTGATAAATTAATATCTTTAGTGTAATTTACTTTTTGCTCTGCAGTTAAATTTAAAGCTAAAGCAGC comes from the Aliarcobacter cibarius genome and includes:
- a CDS encoding aminotransferase class I/II-fold pyridoxal phosphate-dependent enzyme, translated to MIENSFFTPIECGETLPQKNMHAVSTSMPTLKDVIDYEEQTPEILEKISVAYPRFVIHPYLKKLANYLKEKYNISDEYELVLMSSKKAVDVVSNRYYIHNICEFNEPFGVIKVSQGRQYKKVLKFIQHVGYNLSSRLAEDYLYNLGLVQTLQNEKLEKKELAEDTILNTLSLAYNEKKENIALCPSGMNAIYSVLKGLKNIQARNGKSILIQFGWLYLDTTNIVNHYFEESKVFYDVTNLSILEEYLKENKNRVLAIITEVPTNPLVKTADLEKLRELCNKYNIVLVVDSTFATPYNLNLKPYADIFVESLTKFACGNADVLMGAIILNGNFKISHIKNEFFKHSDKPYTKDMQRMALEIVDYKKRVKKISQNTKELIEFLKNLSYVSKVYSCLDEDCIENYKKLMIDENSLCGIVSIHIEKDFQKIYDSLNFPKGPSLGTEFTLLMPYTYLAHYDLITTKSGKEFLKKIELPVNLIRISVGIEDIEEIKKEFKKIEL
- a CDS encoding cytochrome-c peroxidase, translated to MKSLKLILANVLILSTLSANDISKEELGRMLFFDVNLSKNRTQSCATCHNPEVGFIDDRENGVSKMASLGDDKKSLGDRQAPTASYAKFSPPFHFDEKKGLYKGGQFWDGRANSLEEQAGGPPLNPIEMGLKDVKEAVSRLKENEFYIENFKKLFGENIFSDDKIAYEAMTKAIASFERSDEFSTFDSKYDRYLKGEYDLTPLEDLGMSIFFSNNNNSCAACHVLKGEGKEGETFTNYEFHNIGIPENKSLREKNGVKDKDLGLLANSNVNDKNQIGKYKTPTLRNVAVTSPYMHNGVFKDLRTVVEFYDKYNNKERTINPETNLPWDEPEHKDTISLKELKANAQNDRKIDALVAFMRLLTDKRYENLIKE
- the nhaA gene encoding Na+/H+ antiporter NhaA produces the protein MNNKFFGSRQLQQILKVKEKYEFIKNFISVETLSGFILFTVTVFAVIIANSSYSDFYFDILKSPISIGFGESSFSMSTLHWINDVLMAIFFLVVGLEIKRDMLVGELSSVKKASFPIIAAIGGMIIPAAIYLSLNKEYPTGFGVPMATDIAFALGILLLLGNRVSMSLKLFLVTLAVVDDLGAIIVVAIFYTSEINYLFFIHAGITYLLLLLLNYFNVKKLLPYLVLGIFLWIFVHKIGIHSTIAGVLLAFTIPLKQKNETDTNNAPLVKLEHALHNFSAFLIMPIFALANAGVIIDFSSVIEHKQIVLGVALGLVIGKPIGIFLFTYLANSLKIATKPANVTWSEIVAVGFLGGIGFTMSIFISHLAFSDPSIVSAVKIGIFASSITAAIIGVILILSNKKRV
- a CDS encoding GNAT family N-acetyltransferase; amino-acid sequence: MIKNCNKNNIQNISKLILDAIEDIASTLTGEFEEEKILETLDSYIKMDICRLSHKNIFTYVKDEKIVGILVAYSSNDIDILDKPMLLNLKDKGILKDSFEKECFEDEFYIDTISVLKKYQGQGIAKEFFNFAFKKAKELGYKKVSLLVDFKKEKAKNLYLKMGFEDNDKLVVAGNDFHHMIKWI
- a CDS encoding aminotransferase class I/II-fold pyridoxal phosphate-dependent enzyme: MKNSLETILCHPTSFAPFKDVTGSSHFPIYNTATFDLKKQTNENGKKIYDYTRSDNPTREALENLFAFAENGAGAVCTHTGIASVNLLFETVLKANSTILVEADCYGGTNRLLKIYKDKYNVEVISANFHDFEMIEHILKSKSIDLTLCESPTNPGLKIINLEKIAKLCKKYNSLFAVDNSLATFISQKPLDLGADFSLFSTTKYISGHGSVIAGAIVAKDEEWANKLHYYSNAHGHNQNPMDVHLISLGIPSLKIRAKASSKNSIKLAKFLEKQDFITKVTHPALKSHPNRKLAEKQMKIIPGVFCADFKTVELAEKFIQNSKIFGEKCSFGSPDSRVEIPSKISHASFSKEELENIGISPSTVRFAIGFEDIEDLKKDLLQAIK
- a CDS encoding sterol desaturase family protein, which codes for MELLALDFLNNPNKRVYWLYLLSSLFLGVIYYFYTKKSTKLITSSKLWLHPSAKLDYIYFFLSNLVNLFLIIPFIMSAKSVALFTNKFLYENFGFIDFTSFTYTQIVFLYTLAVFVFSDFTRYWLHRFLHTIPFLWEFHKVHHSAKVLTPITFYRVHPVENFLFGLRYAISIGFVTGVFIYFFGAKINIYMVLGVNIFVFITSIFGSNLRHSHVPFSYFSFMERWFLSPKQHQIHHDKKHFNKNYGGYIAIWDRVFGTLALSKDVKILKFGLRKNQMNEYKTVKDLYLRPFVNLFKKGGYFEKFKINFSKRTNTFNS
- a CDS encoding Fur family transcriptional regulator, whose product is MQLSSIFNPLFDKLALMDNLTKKNNISNIKLTTARKSILDILVNSNKPLCYEDLKDKIIMDKATFYRNISFFEEQNLINSFESNDKKRYFEIKDKEHIHFICSNCSTIECIYQKPNFSLDGYKIDTIILKGKCKECNLNEQ
- a CDS encoding metal ABC transporter solute-binding protein, Zn/Mn family, which codes for MKKIIFIVSILFSSLFASNQEVTVTILPQKYFVEKIVKDKFSVNVMVPPGSSPHNFEPKPSAMKALFNSKAYFLIGEPSEKAWIKKFKQNAKNTTFVDTTVGVEKIEMVAHEHHEEKEDKHKGHKHEHEEDKHDHSGVDPHIWLDPILVKIQAKNIYEAMIKIDAQNSDFYKTNYEEFIKELDSLDSEIKNILAPYKDKAFMVFHPSWGYFAARYEIEQISIEVEGKEPKPNELVKLVEEAKKHDIKIIFVSPQFSQNSAKTISNNIGGNVVAINPLTDDWHNNLLTVAKEIANSYK
- a CDS encoding L,D-transpeptidase, with the protein product MFRVFVLIFLMTVSLFSKESNESLIKIDEFIEKFSKVKVFDEDKFVEDFSKIGTKIINRYTPKLSTFKKVDHILSETGSYDKIIIDVDSSKNILSVNAKIDDKLKLLKSYKVSTARKDIKKPLGVGNVTSITLNPVWYPTADTIESFKKKGINLPKVVKGGDKLNYMGSAKINLTHKVDGKDTFRIHGTLSEKTIGSYESSGCIRMRNSEVVELVGLLKEFIEFKSMDDIKVVLK